The Kosakonia sacchari SP1 genome includes a window with the following:
- the yacG gene encoding DNA gyrase inhibitor YacG, giving the protein MTEATMVNCPTCGKSVVWGEESPFRPFCSKRCQLIDLGEWAAEEKRIPSSGDLSDSDDWSEEQP; this is encoded by the coding sequence ATGACTGAAGCTACGATGGTTAACTGCCCAACCTGCGGCAAATCTGTGGTCTGGGGTGAAGAAAGCCCGTTTCGCCCCTTCTGCTCCAAACGCTGTCAGCTTATTGACTTAGGCGAATGGGCAGCAGAAGAGAAGCGTATTCCAAGTTCAGGCGATCTATCCGACAGCGATGACTGGAGTGAAGAGCAGCCGTAG
- the mutT gene encoding 8-oxo-dGTP diphosphatase MutT, translated as MKILNIAVGIIRNPQGEIFITRRAADAHMANKLEFPGGKIEAGETPEQAMIRELQEEVGITPVETVLFDKLEYQFPDRHITLWFWLVERWEGQPWGKEGQPGEWIAQDKLNAEDFPPANEPVITKLAQR; from the coding sequence ATGAAAATACTCAACATCGCCGTAGGGATCATCCGTAATCCGCAAGGAGAAATTTTTATTACCCGCCGAGCCGCCGATGCGCATATGGCAAATAAACTGGAATTTCCGGGTGGCAAGATTGAAGCCGGTGAAACACCGGAACAAGCCATGATCCGTGAATTACAGGAAGAAGTGGGTATAACGCCTGTTGAAACAGTACTGTTTGATAAGCTGGAATATCAGTTCCCGGATCGCCATATCACGTTGTGGTTCTGGCTGGTAGAGCGCTGGGAAGGGCAGCCCTGGGGTAAAGAGGGACAGCCAGGCGAGTGGATAGCGCAGGATAAGCTGAATGCGGAAGATTTCCCGCCCGCGAATGAACCCGTAATAACCAAGCTGGCGCAGCGCTAA